From Halotia branconii CENA392, the proteins below share one genomic window:
- the kaiB gene encoding circadian clock protein KaiB — protein MNKARKTYVLKLYVAGNTPNSVRALKILKNILEQEFQGVYALKVIDVLKNPQLAEEDKILATPTLSKILPPPVRKIIGDLSDRERVLIGLDLLYEELSEEDWEE, from the coding sequence ATGAATAAAGCCAGAAAAACCTATGTTCTCAAGCTCTATGTAGCAGGCAACACCCCTAACTCTGTGAGGGCATTAAAAATCCTTAAAAACATTTTAGAACAAGAGTTTCAAGGTGTTTATGCTTTGAAAGTAATAGATGTGTTAAAAAATCCGCAACTAGCAGAAGAAGATAAAATATTAGCTACACCAACATTATCTAAAATTTTGCCGCCTCCTGTTCGCAAAATTATTGGTGATCTTTCAGACAGAGAAAGAGTATTAATTGGATTAGATCTACTTTATGAAGAGTTGAGTGAAGAAGATTGGGAAGAGTAA
- the kaiC gene encoding circadian clock protein KaiC produces MSENEQPEKKITPIGGVEKIRTMIEGFDDITHGGLPMGRTTLVSGTSGTGKTLLSLQFLYNGITYFDESGVFVTFEESPSDIIKNAHIFGWHLQRLIDEGKLFILDASPDPEGQDIVGNFDLSALIERLQYAIRKYKAKRVSIDSITAVFQQYEAMGVVRREIFRLVARLKQLSVTTIITTERNEEYGSVASFGVEEFVSDNVVIARNVLEGERRRRTMEVLKLRGTTHMKGEYPFTITNGGVNIFPLGAMRLTQRSSNVRVSSGVKTLDEMCGGGFFKDSIILATGATGTGKTLLVSKFIQNGCINGERAILFAYEESRAQLSRNASSWGIDFEELEHQGLLKIICTYPESTGLEDHLQIIKSEIASFKPARIAIDSLSALARGVSNNAFRQFVIGVTGYAKQEEITGFFTNTTDQFMGSHSITDSHISTITDTILMLQYVEIRGEMSRAINVFKMRGSWHDKGIREYNITPDGPEIKDSFRNYERIVSGAPTRVSIDEKAELSRIVRRFEDKSTSDS; encoded by the coding sequence ATGAGCGAAAACGAGCAACCAGAAAAAAAGATTACACCAATCGGGGGTGTAGAAAAGATTCGTACAATGATAGAGGGTTTTGATGATATTACTCATGGTGGTTTACCGATGGGTAGAACTACCTTGGTGAGTGGCACTTCTGGAACAGGAAAAACTTTATTATCTCTTCAGTTTCTCTACAACGGTATCACTTATTTTGATGAATCAGGAGTATTTGTTACTTTTGAAGAATCACCTAGCGATATTATTAAAAATGCTCATATTTTTGGCTGGCATTTACAACGCTTAATCGACGAAGGTAAATTGTTTATTTTAGATGCTTCTCCCGATCCAGAAGGTCAAGATATAGTCGGTAATTTTGACCTTTCAGCGCTCATCGAACGCTTGCAGTATGCCATTCGTAAATACAAAGCCAAACGAGTTTCTATTGACTCCATCACAGCAGTATTTCAGCAATATGAAGCAATGGGAGTAGTGCGGCGAGAGATTTTTCGCTTAGTTGCACGTCTTAAACAGCTCAGTGTCACTACTATTATTACAACCGAACGTAATGAAGAATACGGCTCTGTCGCTTCTTTTGGGGTGGAAGAATTTGTTTCTGATAATGTTGTAATTGCACGCAACGTTTTAGAAGGAGAACGTCGTCGTCGGACAATGGAAGTTCTCAAATTGCGGGGTACAACTCACATGAAAGGAGAGTATCCTTTCACAATTACGAATGGAGGCGTAAATATTTTCCCATTGGGAGCAATGCGCTTAACTCAAAGGTCTTCTAATGTACGCGTATCTTCTGGAGTCAAAACCCTAGATGAAATGTGTGGTGGTGGTTTCTTTAAAGATTCTATTATTTTAGCAACAGGAGCCACAGGTACAGGTAAAACCTTATTAGTGAGCAAGTTTATCCAAAATGGCTGTATTAATGGTGAACGAGCAATATTGTTTGCTTATGAAGAGTCACGCGCTCAATTGTCTCGCAACGCCTCTTCTTGGGGAATTGATTTTGAAGAGTTAGAACATCAAGGTTTACTCAAGATAATTTGTACATATCCTGAATCTACTGGTTTAGAAGATCACTTACAAATTATTAAATCAGAAATTGCATCCTTTAAGCCAGCTCGCATTGCCATTGATTCACTTTCAGCACTTGCAAGAGGTGTAAGCAATAATGCATTTAGGCAGTTTGTGATCGGAGTTACCGGTTATGCTAAGCAAGAAGAAATAACTGGTTTTTTTACTAATACAACTGACCAATTTATGGGTTCACATTCAATCACTGATTCCCATATTTCCACAATCACTGACACAATTTTGATGTTACAGTACGTAGAAATTCGGGGGGAAATGTCGCGGGCTATTAATGTATTTAAAATGCGGGGTTCGTGGCATGACAAAGGTATCCGTGAGTACAATATTACGCCTGACGGCCCCGAAATTAAAGATTCTTTCCGTAATTACGAACGAATTGTCAGTGGCGCTCCTACCCGCGTGAGTATTGATGAAAAGGCGGAACTTTCTCGTATAGTTAGACGTTTTGAAGATAAATCGACTTCTGATTCTTAG
- a CDS encoding TolC family protein has product MKGQQLFHSFLPGVTAAVLTTQPTWAGEMKVSGIQLTSSPDVLTSVDSRTFVDDNIVHTQLPNTTGNNFPDLVPDNGLTKLSSKSLSSNSNPVILKGNTGVPVEQISEKDEGRFFSLTSTVNPDQQLKQNHFTSNKKQSNLGIYQQQSKTIVVPVVTSKTHSVEKTTFSLSSLRQPVLPKKNLETQLPTVLQTAVRGVGAAKLLEVQSCYQEKANLTTLLLSSRACQHSSLTGKQIAQSNIPEPTTPADSQLTPNQPGTVTPAPADSQLIPNQPGTVTPAPADSQLTPNQPGTVTPAPADSQLIPNQPGTVTPAPVDGVPIPNNLNPNANPLQYPTKPEEVRLQVNQPITLLQALELARRNNRDLQVSLLELERSQAALREAQAALLPSLNVSADVTRSQSAGAQLQREQQERQTGISQPGDEASTGFNGQAQLSYDLYTSGRRQASIKQAEEQVRFNELAVENQSEEIRLNVTTDYYNLQQRDEQVRIAQSSVENAQASLRDAQALERAGVGTRFDVLRSQVNLANSQQDLTNARSQQQIARRQLATRLSLAQSANISTADPVQLAGLWNPTLEESIVLAYQNRPELQQQLAQRNINEQQRREALSALGPQVSLVASYNLLDEFDDSNSVTDGYSVGVRATMNLYDGGAARARAAQAKANAEIAETQFAEQRNQIRFQVEQAFSTQQANLENVQTANAALEQAREALRLARLRFQAGVGTQTDVINSENDLTRAEGNRIQAILDYNRALAQLQRSVTSRALP; this is encoded by the coding sequence GTGAAAGGACAACAATTATTTCATAGTTTTTTGCCTGGCGTTACAGCAGCGGTATTAACAACCCAGCCGACTTGGGCTGGGGAAATGAAGGTAAGTGGTATACAACTAACGTCTTCTCCTGATGTGTTGACTTCTGTTGATAGTCGAACATTTGTTGATGACAATATTGTTCATACCCAACTACCAAATACCACGGGCAACAATTTTCCTGACTTAGTACCAGATAACGGTTTGACTAAGCTCAGTTCTAAGTCTTTAAGTAGTAACAGTAACCCAGTAATTTTAAAAGGAAATACTGGTGTACCTGTAGAGCAAATATCTGAGAAAGATGAAGGTAGATTTTTTAGTTTGACATCTACTGTAAATCCTGATCAACAGCTAAAGCAGAATCATTTTACAAGCAATAAAAAACAGAGTAATTTAGGTATTTATCAGCAACAGTCAAAGACAATAGTCGTTCCTGTTGTTACCTCAAAAACCCATTCTGTTGAAAAAACAACTTTTTCTTTGTCTTCTTTACGGCAGCCAGTATTACCTAAAAAAAATCTTGAAACTCAGTTGCCAACAGTTTTACAAACTGCTGTTAGAGGTGTAGGGGCGGCAAAGTTATTGGAGGTACAAAGTTGTTATCAGGAAAAGGCGAATTTGACTACTTTGCTTTTATCCTCAAGAGCCTGTCAACATTCCAGTCTGACTGGGAAACAAATAGCTCAAAGCAATATTCCTGAACCAACTACACCTGCTGATTCACAATTAACCCCCAATCAGCCAGGAACAGTAACTCCTGCCCCCGCTGATTCACAGTTAATTCCCAATCAGCCAGGAACAGTGACTCCTGCCCCTGCTGATTCACAGTTAACCCCTAATCAACCAGGAACAGTGACTCCTGCCCCTGCTGATTCACAGTTAATTCCCAATCAGCCAGGAACAGTGACTCCTGCCCCTGTTGATGGTGTGCCAATTCCTAATAATCTCAATCCCAATGCCAATCCCTTACAGTATCCCACCAAACCAGAGGAAGTCAGGCTTCAGGTAAATCAGCCGATTACTTTGCTACAGGCTTTAGAATTAGCACGGCGCAACAACCGAGATTTACAGGTGTCGTTATTGGAGCTAGAACGTAGTCAAGCGGCTCTACGTGAGGCACAAGCTGCTTTGCTGCCTAGTCTTAATGTTAGTGCTGATGTTACTCGCAGTCAGTCTGCTGGAGCTCAGTTACAGCGGGAACAACAAGAACGGCAAACAGGAATATCACAGCCAGGAGATGAAGCCAGTACAGGTTTTAATGGTCAAGCACAACTAAGTTATGATCTCTACACTTCTGGGAGACGGCAAGCTAGCATCAAACAGGCCGAAGAACAGGTACGGTTCAATGAGTTGGCTGTAGAAAACCAATCTGAGGAAATCCGCCTCAATGTCACCACTGACTACTACAATCTGCAACAAAGGGACGAACAAGTACGCATTGCCCAGTCATCTGTAGAGAATGCCCAAGCTAGTTTACGAGATGCTCAGGCTTTAGAGAGAGCTGGGGTAGGTACTAGATTTGATGTACTGCGATCGCAAGTTAATTTAGCTAATTCTCAACAAGACTTAACTAATGCTCGCTCCCAGCAGCAAATTGCCCGTCGTCAGCTAGCGACGCGATTAAGTTTGGCACAATCGGCGAATATCAGTACAGCAGACCCTGTACAATTAGCTGGTCTTTGGAACCCAACATTAGAAGAAAGTATCGTCCTGGCTTATCAAAACCGTCCAGAACTACAACAGCAGTTAGCACAACGCAATATTAATGAGCAACAGCGAAGAGAAGCACTTTCAGCGCTAGGGCCTCAAGTAAGTTTAGTTGCTAGCTACAACCTGCTAGACGAATTTGATGATAGTAACAGTGTCACCGATGGTTATTCCGTGGGAGTCAGGGCAACCATGAACTTGTACGATGGAGGAGCAGCAAGAGCCAGAGCAGCTCAAGCCAAAGCTAACGCAGAAATTGCCGAAACCCAATTTGCTGAACAACGCAACCAAATTCGTTTTCAAGTAGAACAAGCCTTTTCTACCCAACAAGCAAATTTGGAGAATGTACAAACTGCTAATGCTGCTTTAGAACAAGCTAGAGAAGCTTTACGTTTGGCGCGTTTGCGATTCCAAGCTGGTGTAGGTACGCAAACTGATGTAATTAACTCTGAAAATGACTTGACAAGAGCTGAAGGCAACCGAATCCAGGCAATTTTGGATTACAACCGTGCTTTAGCTCAGTTACAAAGATCTGTTACATCCAGAGCATTACCTTAG